A window of Citrus sinensis cultivar Valencia sweet orange chromosome 7, DVS_A1.0, whole genome shotgun sequence contains these coding sequences:
- the LOC107178109 gene encoding uncharacterized protein LOC107178109 gives MSNRKRRLIVDESDEEAGDSDLNLSIPTDFLRPLGSVGPSHGRDTLEYPRPLAVSPSPELELVGNRGGPALSSGENHNSGGVEVPEEVGDGEGSSSKPTRPPQKRNLGHRVETDSYPIDYIACATTQTDLFKLRNLYDIPEEVLLVVPGKGDVPSRPPRGYVTMHLESFRLGARLPFQRYFAKILGGMHLAPGQLHPNGWRVLSAMFVLWERCGSVSSSAKRKPITDFPSSCKNQKNKFFFAGGNWCPAAHSLGGDIYLPTHFVTQGRLFFAYVFFQLPLIGFFNLVCFSESWGFIKDLEDQPLVQVETALVNASTCQDLLSLTNLVGSGLVDIAAGMDNKILSAMSRTRGWAPSNSSNPPPPPKKTSVGPSKAPVAALPPPPPRKSGGEKTSDKSPEVSFQSGDRSSPLPSRDQGDYLSPYQKDYKKSVGPKMVKDIESMNLSELAASVQRVSFRLATMVSCYKTGSARHERKLQADNQELRKKVEYADRSKEKLAELNNERDTLRTALEGEIKSLNEQLAEEKGKSADVDDRLDAEYNSGVAFSYKCIMSMLKEEYPELDMSKLEEGEAGGRAFEVGQGSVPLPPGIADLPPPETADPSAAGAVDSPNL, from the exons ATGTCAAATCGGAAAAGGAGGTTAATTGTCGATGAGAGTGACGAAGAAGCAGGGGATTCAGACCTTAACTTGTCAATACCCACCGATTTCTTACGTCCCTTGGGTAGTGTAGGCCCCTCCCATGGCAGGGATACTCTTGAGTACCCACGCCCTTTGGCTGTTTCTCCCTCCCCCGAACTAGAGCTTGTAGGGAATAGAGGTGGACCTGCGTTGAGCTCTGGTGAGAACCACAATTCTGGTGGGGTAGAGGTCCCTGAAGAAGTGGGTGATGGTGAGGGAAGCAGTTCCAAGCCGACCCGACCTCCTCAGAAAAGAAACCTTGGCCATAGGGTGGAGACGGATTCTTATCCAATCGATTACATAGCCTGTGCCACCACCCAAACTGATCTGTTCAAGCTTAGGAATCTCTATGACATTCCTGAGGAGGTTCTCCTTGTAGTCCCTGGGAAGGGTGATGTTCCTAGTCGGCCTCCGCGGGGGTATGTGACAATGCACCTGGAGAGTTTCAGACTAGGAGCTCGGCTGCCCTTTCAGCGTTATTTTGCCAAGATACTGGGGGGTATGCACTTGGCCCCAGGTCAGTTACATCCGAATGGGTGGAGGGTTCTCTCAGCTATGTTTGTATTATGGGAGAGGTGTGGATCAGTGTCGAGCTCTGCGAAGAGGAAGCCAATCACCGACTTCCCCTCCTCGtgcaaaaatcaaaagaacaaattcttctttgctggAGGAAATTGGTGTCCAGCGGCCCACTCGTTGGGTGGTGATATTTACCTTCCAACGCATTTTGTCACCCAAGGTCGTTTATTTTTTGCCTATGTTTTTTTCCAATTGCCACTTATTGGGTTCTTTAACcttgtttgtttttcagaATCGTGGGGTTTTATTAAGGATCTTGAAGACCAACCTTTGGTTCAGGTGGAAACTGCTCTGGTGAACGCGTCTACTTGCCAAGACCTCCTATCGCTAACAAACTTGGTCGGTTCGGGCTTGGTAGATATTGCTGCTGGAATGGATAACAAGATCCTCAGCGCGATGAGCAGAACACGTGGTTGGGCTCCAAGCAACTCCAGCaaccctcctcctcctccgaAGAAAACCAGCGTCGGTCCTTCCAAGGCTCCTGTTGCTGCTCTACCCCCTCCCCCACCCCGTAAGAGTGGTGGGGAGAAAACTTCCGACAAGAGTCCTGAGGTCAGCTTCCAGTCTGGGGACCGATCTTCTCCTCTACCATCTCGGGATCAAGGTGACTACCTGAGCCCGTATCAGAAGGATTACAAAAAATCGGTGGGGCCCAAGATGGTGAAGGACATCGAGAGTATGAACCTCTCCGAGTTAGCTGCTTCTGTTCAAAGGGTCTCCTTCAGGCTGGCCACCATGGTTTCATGTTACAAGACCGGGTCCGCCCGCCATGAGAGGAAGCTTCAAGCTGACAATCAGGAGTTGAGGAAGAAAGTTGAATATGCTGATCGCTCCAAGGAGAAGCTGGCCGAGCTGAACAA TGAAAGAGATACTCTGAGGACCGCCCTTGAGGGAGAGATCAAATCCCTGAATGAACAGCTGGCTGAGGAGAAAGGCAAATCCGCTGATGTGGATGATCGGCTGGATGCCGAGTATAACTCCGGGGTTGCTTTCAGCTATAAATGCATCATGTCTATGCTTAAGGAAGAATACCCTGAGCTCGACATGAGCAAGCTGGAG GAGGGGGAAGCTGGGGGACGTGCTTTCGAAGTGGGTCAAGGGTCCGTGCCTCTTCCTCCCGGTATTGCTGATCTCCCACCTCCTGAGACTGCTGATCCTTCAGCTGCTGGAGCCGTTGACTCTCCTAATCTTTAA